TACAAATCCATAGTACTATACCTAAAATAACATATACAGATATATATTTAACCTTAAATCTATTAGCTAATATAAGCGAAATAAAAACAATTAAACCCATAATAAGAGCAATCCAAGAAATTTGACTAGTATAAAATGCAGCAATTACAATAATAGCTCCTAAATCATCAACTATAGCTAACGCTGTAAGAAACACTATTATTCCTTTAGGTGCCTTTTTACCTACTAAAGAAAGTATTCCAAGTGCAAATGCAATATCTGTTGCCATTGGAATTCCCCATCCTGAAATAGTTGGTTCTTTATAATTAAATAATGCATAAATAATTGCTGGTACAATCATACCTCCTATAGCAGCAGAGATAGGGAGTATGGTTTTTTTTAAAGATTTAAGCTCTCCAAATACCACTTCTCTTTTTATTTCCATGCCAACTACCAAGAAAAATATAGCCATTAAACCATCATTAATCCAATGAAGCAATGACATTGATAACGAAAATTCCTTATATCCAATAGTTACATATGTATGAAGTATATTATTATATGTTGTAACAAAACTAGAATTTGCAATTATTATTGCAATAATAGCAAAACTTAAAAGTATTAAGCCACTCGCAGATTCACTTTTAAAAAAGTTTAAAAATGGATTGAAAACTTTGTTGTTAATTTTATTTTTCATAATTAATCTCCTCATCTTTAGATATTATTATTTATTCCCTAAAATCTTAGTTTAAATAAAAAATACAGTCGAAATCTTTATTTAATATTTCCAATTGTTAAAATTTTAAACAAAAAAAGAGATGGGAACACTCTTAATAGAGTTTCCCACCCCAGAAACTAAAATTGCTTGAAAGCAAATTATAAAATTTGCCCAACCGTGCCTAGTTATATTCATTTATTTTTATAATATTTATTATATTATATATTAATATAATAATCAAGTTTTGCAATTTTTTTAGAATTGACGTCTCTAGCTACAAAGGCTAATATAACTTCTAATACAGGAGCTGAGCAAGGTGATGAAAAGAATCCACCTAATATTAATGCTATAATAATCATTCAAAGTGATAAACTTCCTGTTATAAATGAAAGAAATAAAGATAAAATATATATGTTAGGCAAATTAATTATGTCTAAATTTTAAGTGATTAAAGATTGTGAAAAGTGAAAGGAGAATATAATTATGGTTAGAAACGCTAAAGATGTACCAGGTTTAAAGATACTAAATTCACCACCTTCAGAACGAGACTCCTCTAATAATGCTTTTGAAAGAAATACTCATAAAGCTAAGAAAGATGCATCTTCAGGAAAATGGAAAAAGTAATACATTGATTTTAATGAAATTCTTGTGATTCTAAAATAGTCCGTGTAAACTTCATTAAGATTATATAAACAATTATCAAATGAAAGATATAAGTTTATTATGAAACAAAATATCTTCTATATGCTCTGTTAGACCAAATTGTTGATATATACACTAAAACAGGTAGGCCAATTGGACTACCTGTTAATACACAAATTATGAATATTAAGTGTTATTACATATACATATTATACTGTAACTGTATTTATTTTCATTTGTTAAATTTAACAAAAACTAATCTTAACACTTTTACCCATCTTATTTAAACATTCTTCAAGTTGTTTGATTAATGCTAATTTTGTATCAAAATCAATGTCTGTTCTCTGATGCGCAACATTTTCAGACATTCCAAAATAAATATTCACATCAGTAGCTTCTTCAATCAAAAGAAGTGCAAGTAACGATGCTGGATCTTTACTTTTAGATATTTTAAGACAATACATTGGATCTTTTGAAAACTTTAGGATTAATTCCACAACTTTTTTTAGGGTAATGATACCTTCGGTTACATAATCTACGCCTTCAATTGAAGCCATATCTGGAACTTCTTCATTTCCACTGCCTTGTATTACACTCATGGGCTTGTTCAGATATTTACTTGCAACACCGGCCGTGCTTCCACCACAAATAACGCTTTTGCCATTTTTAGAAAAGAATAATTTTAGTACTTTATCATCATCTTCTTTATTTTCTGGTGTGCCAATAAGCATATTAACAACTTCCCTAGACCTAATTTTTACCACAAAAACAGTGGCATCATCATCTAGGGAATCCTCACTTAGTGTCAAACAACAATTTATAATTTGTGCAGCGATATGAGATGCTGACATTTGTTTTGTATCAATACGTTCTAAAAATTCTACAATTTCAGAATGATGCCAGCCGCTTTGAGAAAGTTTTCCAATCCCAGCATTAGTAACTCCATCAGTCATCAGCACAATAATATCATCCTTTTGGAGAATAATTCTGCTTTCATGAATTTCTTTTTCTCCAACAAAGTGAACATTATAGTTGTATGATAATTTTTTACCTTTTCTTAAGATAATTGCACTGGGATTATCATACTCTGCAAGATATGCTTGACCATTTTTGAGCTCTAATACAGTAAAAGTAGAGTAAGCCAATCTTCTCTCCTTACACATGGGAAGAGTTGTTGCAACAGTATCTATACACTCATCTAGTGGTATATTTTTAGAAAGCATGTTTCCGAGTATTGTTGATGTTAGAGTAGAAAGTATATTTGCTTTAACACCACTACCTAAACCATCTGAAAGTACAATTATTTTTTTATCTAGATTGTCAAAAATCTTAAACCAATCACCACATAGAGTTTCTGAATGTTTATTTATACTTGTATATCCTGTTTCTACGGTTAAAGATTCGTCCCTTTCATACATAACACTATTACTCCTTATCCTCAAGCATAATTATATCTTTCAAATCTCGAATAACAATCTTAGTTTCTGCGGCAGTTTCACCCAATAAGGATGCAATCTCATGTACAATTCGGAGTTGTTTATCAGCAATATCATCTGCCATAGCAGCAGCTTGTATTTTCTTTTGCCTTAATTGGTTACGTTTCTGGCGTTCTGTTGTTATATTATTCATAATGCACACTATAATACCATTACTCTTATCATACATGAATACTTGCCTAAGATATGCATTATATTCAGCTAGGAAGGCAAGCTTTTCTGTTTTTTCAATGCCACTAGTAATAATACTTACAAAATCAAATTCATCTAGTATACGAGATACAGGCTGATTAATAATATCCTTAGGTTCTAAATCGAAAATATCACTGGCTGCCTTATTAATCTGTTGGACTTTAAGATCCATATCCACTGTAAGTATTGCGTTAGGTGTTATATTTATAATTTGATTTGAAAAGGATTCTGCCCTTTCCTTCATATAGGGTAAACACATACTGATTTCTGCTTTTCCTGCATAAACAGCTGAAGCTTTTTCACGGCAAGAAAAGTAACCACACATACCACAATTTAATTCATCGGCTTCTGTATATTTACCCATTTTGTGTAAAATCGCAATAATCTGCGCCTCAGAAGGTTTTGCATAAATAATTGTTTCTCTATCTGTATAAGTTTTCTTCAATGACTTTTTACACATCACATTAAAATCCCTAGAATAATCCAAAACCTTTGATTGCTTGTTAATCTCAATATTTGAAGTCAGTAAAGAAATATTATTCTTTTGAAAGGACGGCCCACCTACGCAGCTACCCACGCAGAAACTCATTTCCACAAAACACTTTGAAACATTACCATTGCATATATCATCGATTGCCTGAACACACTTCTCATACCCACTAAGTGAAATGTACTCATGACTAATTACAGATTTCATTGAAGAAATAATGCCTCCATCTGTCGGGAATTTCCTTGATAAATATCTAGCTTCTTCATCTTTAGAATTTGACTTTGATATTTCGATATCATTATCTTTCAGCATTTCACTTAATTCTTCAAAAGAAATAACATAATCAACATAGGAATCCATATTATAACGTTCTATTTTTTTTGAAATACAAGGAGAAACAAACACAATTACTGCATCAGGGAACCTCTCTTTCAAAAGTTTTGAGTGAGCCTCCATTGGTGTTATTATAGGCGCAAGATACTCTAATGCATCTGGATAATATTTTTTAATTAATTCGTTTACAGAAGTGCAAGAAGACGATATATAAGTTTTATCTGGATTCTCTTTAAGTAATTTTTCATATTCTGTTTTTACTAAATAAGCACCTTCAGCGGTTTCAAAAACATCTGCAAATTCTAGTTTTAAAAGAGCCTCCCTAAAGTCCGTAAACTCTGAATGATAGTATGCAGAAAACGATGGAGCAACACTTGCAATCACTTGCTCTTTCTCACGAAATGCATCCTTTAATTTTTCTACATCACTGATAGCTTCTTTAGTCTTTTGTGGACATACAATGGTACAACGTCCACACAAAATACATTCATCTTCACGTATCTGAGCGCATTGATTTTTAATTTCAATAGCTTTAACTGGACAATAGCGCACACATTTATAGCAATTTTTACAGTTTACATTTTCAAATTGTAAAATTTTCATATTCTAATTCCCATACCTTTCAATACGTAGTTCTGAAAAATAACCTAAATATTTCTCATTCCTACTCCTGTTATATTAGTATCATCAATTTTTATCTATAGCTCTATATAAATCTTTCCAATATATAATCCTTTTATTACATTATATCCTAATAAATTACTAATATAAACAGTTTTTCTATTGTCTGCATAAATCTAACTCAAGAGTTGTTTATCTATATTATTAGGCACTAAAAAAACCGTATTATTTATAAGAATCTAAATAATACGGTTTTTTAAAGTAATATATTGTTTTGCCTTTTTATTTATTAATTTGAGAATTCTTGTGTTCCCATAAATTTATTGTTTCCTTGGACAACTCCTATACCAACTTTAGTATATGAAGGGTTCATCATATTTGCTTTATGACCTGGTGAATTCCACCATTGGTTAAATAATTCAACTGCATCATAAGTGTTATATGCTATATTTTCCCCAACTGTCATATATGTGTAACCTACTGATTTTAACCAATCTGTATATTTAGTTCCTTGTGGAGTCACATGGTCAAAATAGTTAAATTGTATCATATGGTCACTCTTATATCTTGCTACTTGTAGTAAAGTATTATCTAATGTTAATGGTTGTAACCCAGCTTCTACTCTTTTTGCATTCATTAATTCAAGAATTTTATTTTCAGCCGAAGCTTGTACATTTATTGCATAAGTTTTTGGTAATTGAGGTAACCCCTGTACATCCACTGAAGTTAAATCTGTAGCTGTTTTGCTTCCTGTACTAGTAGTTTTTCCTGCATTTGTTGTATCAGTTGTTCTTCCTGTGCTAGTAGTGTCTCCTGAATTAGTTAAGTTTCCAACACTTGTAATACTTACAGTATTAGTATTTGTTGTAGTTCCTGTTTTGGTAGTATCGTGATTATTATTTGAATTACTTACTATAGAATTTTTATTATTATCTTTTATTACATTATTATTTAAATCAAATACTTTATCGCTTGTTGGAATTTTAGTTCCTGCAGCTTGTCCATCTGAAGAACATTTATATGTATTATTATTTACTAAAACCTCTCCAGTTTCCATTGCACCAGCTGTATTTAAACAATAAGTTTTGTCATTTGATGCTTGATTTAAAATTAAACTATAAAAATCATTAGCCGTCGAATTATTAGTAGCTGCAGATACTCCTAATGTTGATAAACTGCCAATTGATATGGCTGTAATAGCTACTGCCATCATCTTTTGTAAAAATGCTTTCTTCATTAGTTTTTCTCCTTTATGTGTTTTATTTGGTTTCTTGCTGTTATGTATTTTTTTCTTCTGAGCAAGTCCATGTCTATATACTAACATCTTTTCGACATTATTCAACAAAGCAATCCTTTAACTAATTCCATTAAAGGATATCAACTGCTTAGTGCCTCATCATGCTCTTATTTCTTGCCTTATGCGCCACTATATGCTTCTAACCCTTATAATACAAAGGGTAAACCCCTATATTTATTTTGAAATAAGTATATTTCAACTTAAATTTTTATAAAAATAGCAACCTAACAAAAAAAGTATCCATGGTACTTCCCCTATTATATTTTCTTTACAATATAATCAACG
The DNA window shown above is from Clostridium beijerinckii and carries:
- the nhaA gene encoding Na+/H+ antiporter NhaA, whose product is MKNKINNKVFNPFLNFFKSESASGLILLSFAIIAIIIANSSFVTTYNNILHTYVTIGYKEFSLSMSLLHWINDGLMAIFFLVVGMEIKREVVFGELKSLKKTILPISAAIGGMIVPAIIYALFNYKEPTISGWGIPMATDIAFALGILSLVGKKAPKGIIVFLTALAIVDDLGAIIVIAAFYTSQISWIALIMGLIVFISLILANRFKVKYISVYVILGIVLWICILKSGIHATIAGVLLGISLPAGKNINEFKSSILYRLEHTLTPVSSFLIMPIFALANSGITIDINSIGLTILKPVSLGIIFGLIIGKQIGIFGVSYILIKLKVAKLPAQVTKRHLYGASVLGGIGFTMSIFVSSLSFVDETVLSTAKISIMIASILAAILGGIVFGLIKLKSEK
- a CDS encoding serine protease, coding for MKKAFLQKMMAVAITAISIGSLSTLGVSAATNNSTANDFYSLILNQASNDKTYCLNTAGAMETGEVLVNNNTYKCSSDGQAAGTKIPTSDKVFDLNNNVIKDNNKNSIVSNSNNNHDTTKTGTTTNTNTVSITSVGNLTNSGDTTSTGRTTDTTNAGKTTSTGSKTATDLTSVDVQGLPQLPKTYAINVQASAENKILELMNAKRVEAGLQPLTLDNTLLQVARYKSDHMIQFNYFDHVTPQGTKYTDWLKSVGYTYMTVGENIAYNTYDAVELFNQWWNSPGHKANMMNPSYTKVGIGVVQGNNKFMGTQEFSN
- a CDS encoding serine/threonine protein phosphatase gives rise to the protein MYERDESLTVETGYTSINKHSETLCGDWFKIFDNLDKKIIVLSDGLGSGVKANILSTLTSTILGNMLSKNIPLDECIDTVATTLPMCKERRLAYSTFTVLELKNGQAYLAEYDNPSAIILRKGKKLSYNYNVHFVGEKEIHESRIILQKDDIIVLMTDGVTNAGIGKLSQSGWHHSEIVEFLERIDTKQMSASHIAAQIINCCLTLSEDSLDDDATVFVVKIRSREVVNMLIGTPENKEDDDKVLKLFFSKNGKSVICGGSTAGVASKYLNKPMSVIQGSGNEEVPDMASIEGVDYVTEGIITLKKVVELILKFSKDPMYCLKISKSKDPASLLALLLIEEATDVNIYFGMSENVAHQRTDIDFDTKLALIKQLEECLNKMGKSVKISFC
- a CDS encoding histidine kinase translates to MKILQFENVNCKNCYKCVRYCPVKAIEIKNQCAQIREDECILCGRCTIVCPQKTKEAISDVEKLKDAFREKEQVIASVAPSFSAYYHSEFTDFREALLKLEFADVFETAEGAYLVKTEYEKLLKENPDKTYISSSCTSVNELIKKYYPDALEYLAPIITPMEAHSKLLKERFPDAVIVFVSPCISKKIERYNMDSYVDYVISFEELSEMLKDNDIEISKSNSKDEEARYLSRKFPTDGGIISSMKSVISHEYISLSGYEKCVQAIDDICNGNVSKCFVEMSFCVGSCVGGPSFQKNNISLLTSNIEINKQSKVLDYSRDFNVMCKKSLKKTYTDRETIIYAKPSEAQIIAILHKMGKYTEADELNCGMCGYFSCREKASAVYAGKAEISMCLPYMKERAESFSNQIINITPNAILTVDMDLKVQQINKAASDIFDLEPKDIINQPVSRILDEFDFVSIITSGIEKTEKLAFLAEYNAYLRQVFMYDKSNGIIVCIMNNITTERQKRNQLRQKKIQAAAMADDIADKQLRIVHEIASLLGETAAETKIVIRDLKDIIMLEDKE